The following are from one region of the Planctomonas sp. JC2975 genome:
- a CDS encoding alpha/beta hydrolase fold domain-containing protein has product MVPGPVPVRVYTPVSTLPDGGRACLVWMHGGAFAWGDLDMAEAHGASCGVAGRADAVVVSVDYRLCPVMPELGGTVGDRVDELGRPVRFPVPQDDCTAAFDAVHADPARFGVDPARVAVGVASAGASLAASVALRAIHDGHAPWQTLLLYPVLHPRIRARRSASRSAMRRGRRRCRSCVGRG; this is encoded by the coding sequence GTGGTCCCAGGCCCGGTGCCCGTGCGCGTCTACACGCCTGTGAGCACCCTGCCCGACGGCGGCCGCGCGTGCCTGGTCTGGATGCACGGCGGCGCCTTCGCTTGGGGCGACCTCGACATGGCCGAGGCGCACGGCGCCTCGTGCGGCGTCGCCGGCCGTGCCGACGCGGTGGTCGTCTCCGTCGACTACCGCCTGTGCCCCGTGATGCCCGAGCTCGGCGGAACCGTCGGCGACCGGGTCGACGAGCTCGGCCGGCCGGTTCGGTTCCCCGTGCCGCAGGACGACTGTACGGCGGCGTTCGACGCGGTACACGCGGACCCCGCGCGGTTCGGCGTCGACCCGGCCCGGGTCGCGGTCGGCGTCGCGAGCGCCGGCGCCTCGCTGGCGGCGTCGGTGGCCCTGCGCGCGATCCACGACGGCCACGCACCGTGGCAGACCCTGCTGCTGTACCCGGTGCTGCACCCACGCATCCGAGCCCGTCGTTCCGCATCGCGGAGCGCGATGAGGCGGGGGCGCAGGCGCTGTCGCAGCTGCGTGGGCAGGGGCTGA